From the genome of Parafrankia irregularis, one region includes:
- the gcvP gene encoding aminomethyl-transferring glycine dehydrogenase: MTTEITTAATPPGSSAQAAGTGGGIADDSATNGAGTANGAGTTNNGGATTNGGTTTGREAVSERQAPRQRPESGAALVVEAIPRFVDRHIGPDDADRMAMLDLLGLGSLTALTDAAVPAAIRDTELDLPPAVTETEVLAELRALAGRNRRVTSMIGLGFNPAVMPGVIQRNVLENPAWYTAYTPYQPEISQGRLEALLNFQTMITDLTGLAVAGASLLDEPTAAAEAMQIAYRATRGKRSTFLIDADTLPQTIAVVRTRAEALGITVVVADLRDGLTPRPTPAPGESPVPADEATALSDGPAGPAAAAVAADILPDVFGVLLSYPGADGGVRDPRGLIAQARERDIVVTVAADLLALTLLRAPGGLGADIVVGTTQRFGLSLSFGGPHAGYLAVRSGLERMLPGRLVGVSVDAAGDPAYRLTLQTREQHIRREKATSNICTAQVLPAVLASMYAVYHGPAGLAAIAGAVHAQAVRLVAGLRAGGVEIVHDEFFDTVLARVAGRAGQVVADALVHGVNLRLVDSDHVGVSCNETTVEADLRAVWAAFGVSAPEGPAPEVASAGVAVSVPAALPAALVRGEDEAFLTHPVFHSHRSETAMLRYLRRLADVDFALDRGMIPLGSCTMKLNATTEMAAVTWPDFADIHPFAPIDQASGYVSMIRDLELWLARITGYAAVSVQPNAGSQGELAGLLAIRAYHRDHAEPGAPVRDVCLIPSSAHGTNAASAAMAGMRVVVVACDAEGNVDLDDLTAKAAKHASVLAALMVTYPSTHGVYEEGIARACAVVHDAGGLVYVDGANLNALVGLSKPGRFGADVSHLNLHKTFCIPHGGGGPGVGPVAVGEKLVPYLPNHPLCPEAGPETGVGPISGSPWGSAGILMIPWAYIRLMGADGLRAATSVAVLNANYIARRLAPHYPVLYTGRNDLVAHECILDLRPLTRETGVTVDDIAKRLIDYGFHAPTMSFPVAGTLMVEPTESEDLGEIDRFCDAMIAIRAEAAKVGDGVWPRDDNPLRNAPHTAAMVTGDDWDHPYPRSVAAYPVASLRAAKYWPPVRRIDGAYGDRNLVCTCPPVEAFDSRD; encoded by the coding sequence ATGACCACCGAGATCACCACTGCGGCGACGCCGCCGGGTTCCTCCGCTCAGGCCGCCGGCACCGGCGGCGGTATCGCTGACGACAGTGCTACGAACGGCGCGGGTACCGCGAACGGCGCCGGTACCACGAACAACGGCGGGGCGACGACCAACGGCGGTACGACGACTGGGCGTGAGGCCGTGTCCGAGCGGCAGGCGCCGCGGCAGCGGCCCGAGTCGGGCGCCGCGCTCGTGGTCGAGGCGATCCCGCGGTTCGTCGACCGCCACATCGGCCCGGATGACGCCGACCGGATGGCCATGCTCGACCTGCTGGGCCTGGGCTCGCTGACCGCGCTCACCGACGCGGCGGTACCCGCCGCCATCCGGGACACCGAGCTCGATCTGCCGCCGGCGGTCACCGAGACGGAGGTTCTCGCGGAGCTGCGGGCGCTGGCCGGTCGTAACCGCCGCGTCACCTCCATGATCGGCCTGGGGTTCAACCCGGCGGTCATGCCGGGGGTGATCCAGCGCAACGTGCTCGAGAACCCGGCCTGGTACACGGCCTACACGCCGTACCAGCCGGAGATCTCGCAGGGCCGGCTCGAAGCCCTGCTGAACTTCCAGACCATGATCACGGACCTGACCGGTCTGGCGGTCGCGGGTGCCTCGCTGCTCGACGAGCCCACCGCCGCGGCGGAGGCGATGCAGATCGCCTACCGCGCCACCCGGGGGAAGCGCTCCACCTTCCTGATCGACGCGGACACCCTGCCCCAGACCATCGCCGTCGTCCGCACCAGGGCGGAGGCACTCGGCATCACCGTCGTCGTCGCCGACCTCCGGGACGGCCTCACCCCCCGGCCGACGCCGGCACCGGGTGAGTCCCCCGTCCCGGCGGACGAAGCCACCGCGCTGTCGGACGGACCAGCCGGGCCCGCCGCGGCCGCCGTGGCAGCCGACATCCTGCCGGACGTCTTCGGTGTGCTGCTGTCCTACCCGGGCGCGGACGGGGGCGTGCGCGATCCTCGGGGCCTCATCGCCCAGGCGCGGGAACGCGACATCGTCGTGACCGTCGCGGCCGATCTGCTGGCGCTCACGCTGCTGCGCGCCCCCGGCGGTCTCGGCGCGGACATCGTGGTCGGCACGACCCAGCGGTTCGGGCTGTCGCTGTCCTTCGGCGGCCCGCACGCGGGCTATCTCGCGGTGCGGTCCGGCCTTGAGCGGATGCTTCCCGGCCGGCTGGTCGGTGTCTCGGTGGACGCGGCGGGCGACCCCGCCTACCGCCTCACGCTGCAGACCCGGGAGCAGCACATCCGGCGGGAGAAGGCGACCAGCAACATCTGCACCGCCCAGGTGCTGCCGGCCGTGCTGGCCTCGATGTACGCCGTCTACCACGGCCCGGCGGGGCTGGCCGCGATCGCCGGCGCGGTGCACGCGCAGGCGGTGCGACTGGTGGCCGGTCTGCGTGCCGGCGGCGTGGAGATCGTCCACGACGAGTTCTTCGACACGGTGCTCGCCCGGGTGGCGGGGCGAGCCGGGCAGGTCGTGGCGGACGCGCTCGTGCACGGGGTGAACCTGCGGCTCGTCGACTCCGACCATGTCGGCGTCTCCTGCAACGAGACGACGGTGGAGGCGGATCTGCGTGCCGTCTGGGCCGCCTTCGGGGTGAGTGCTCCCGAGGGCCCGGCGCCCGAGGTCGCGTCCGCGGGGGTGGCGGTGTCGGTGCCGGCGGCGCTGCCGGCCGCGCTGGTCCGCGGGGAGGACGAGGCCTTCCTGACGCATCCGGTGTTCCACTCGCACCGGTCCGAAACGGCCATGCTGCGGTACCTGCGGCGTCTCGCCGACGTCGACTTCGCCCTCGACCGGGGCATGATCCCGCTCGGTTCCTGCACGATGAAGCTCAACGCGACGACCGAGATGGCCGCGGTCACCTGGCCGGACTTCGCGGACATCCACCCCTTCGCCCCGATCGACCAGGCGTCCGGGTACGTGTCGATGATCCGGGACCTGGAGCTGTGGCTCGCGCGGATCACCGGGTACGCCGCCGTCTCGGTGCAGCCGAACGCCGGCAGCCAGGGGGAGCTGGCCGGGCTGCTGGCCATCCGCGCCTACCACCGTGACCACGCCGAGCCGGGCGCGCCGGTGCGTGACGTCTGCCTGATCCCGTCCTCGGCCCACGGCACCAACGCGGCGAGCGCCGCGATGGCCGGCATGCGGGTGGTCGTGGTCGCCTGCGACGCGGAGGGCAACGTCGACCTGGACGACCTGACCGCGAAGGCGGCGAAGCACGCGTCGGTGCTGGCGGCCCTCATGGTCACCTACCCGTCGACGCACGGTGTGTACGAGGAGGGCATCGCCCGGGCGTGCGCGGTGGTGCACGACGCCGGCGGCCTGGTCTACGTCGACGGGGCGAACCTCAACGCGCTGGTCGGGCTGTCGAAGCCGGGCCGGTTCGGGGCGGACGTGAGCCACCTCAACCTGCACAAGACCTTCTGTATCCCGCACGGTGGCGGCGGCCCGGGGGTCGGGCCGGTGGCGGTCGGCGAGAAGCTGGTGCCGTATCTACCGAACCATCCGCTGTGCCCGGAGGCCGGCCCCGAAACCGGGGTCGGGCCGATCTCGGGATCGCCGTGGGGATCCGCCGGCATCCTCATGATCCCGTGGGCGTACATCCGCCTCATGGGTGCGGACGGGCTGCGGGCGGCGACGTCGGTGGCCGTGCTCAACGCCAACTACATCGCCCGCCGGCTCGCGCCGCACTATCCGGTTCTCTACACCGGGCGCAACGATCTCGTCGCGCACGAGTGCATTCTCGATCTCCGGCCGTTGACCAGGGAGACGGGCGTCACCGTCGACGACATCGCCAAGCGCCTGATCGACTACGGGTTCCACGCGCCGACCATGTCGTTCCCGGTCGCCGGGACACTGATGGTCGAGCCGACCGAGAGCGAGGACCTGGGCGAGATCGACCGGTTCTGCGACGCCATGATCGCCATCAGGGCCGAGGCCGCCAAGGTCGGCGACGGCGTCTGGCCGCGGGACGACAACCCGCTGCGCAACGCTCCGCACACCGCCGCGATGGTCACGGGGGACGACTGGGACCACCCGTACCCGAGGTCCGTGGCGGCCTACCCGGTGGCGTCGCTGCGGGCGGCGAAGTACTGGCCGCCGGTGCGGCGGATCGACGGTGCCTACGGGGACCGCAATCTGGTCTGCACCTGCCCGCCGGTGGAGGCCTTCGACTCCCGGGACTGA
- a CDS encoding serine/threonine-protein kinase: MISGYRFLRDLGHGGFSTVHLAEQEIFDRQVAVKVMHADLRDPDARRRFVRECKATGRLTGNPNIITVFDAGTTVDHRPYIAMEYFPAGTLRDRVIDQGPLPVREVLSLAVPVTRALDAAHRHGILHRDLKPANILLRASGEPVLSDFGIASVAEGLDPATFSAAFTAGFAAPEVLLGDQPETTSDVFGLAATLFALLTDRTPFPGKTPAEIFTRIQAGEMLPLDRPDAPPALDDLLRRMLARTRDQRPGLDEVTAELTSLLAELEHGDPYPSAGWQGTGPRGEEDGEDSTGAPLEPPQRPRPRRQRRSGWQVAAVAGSAALLTAGAVALSLQLARHGEQDDAAELTTSTSSTAPTAAGTSPGAPTSPSTNASTNAGTGTDTDVVSTSTPTPSITAADTCGMRYEEIRDYQDRVFKSQYMCPTDVDSPVYANIGAGVTGPLDDTGLMRKSDTVWVVCQIQGRPNPTSRTGRQSTWWLYTQGDVPAENSYGYSDAWGYLPATAVTYHNEGAAVPGVEPCTAQP; encoded by the coding sequence ATGATCAGCGGTTATCGGTTCCTCCGGGACCTCGGCCACGGCGGTTTCAGCACCGTCCACCTCGCCGAGCAGGAGATCTTCGATCGGCAGGTCGCCGTGAAGGTCATGCATGCCGACCTGCGCGATCCGGACGCGCGGCGCCGGTTCGTCCGGGAATGCAAGGCGACCGGCCGGCTCACCGGGAACCCGAACATCATCACCGTGTTCGACGCCGGAACCACGGTCGACCACCGGCCGTACATCGCGATGGAGTACTTCCCGGCGGGAACACTGCGCGACCGGGTGATCGACCAGGGCCCCCTGCCCGTCCGGGAGGTGCTGTCGCTCGCGGTTCCGGTGACCCGTGCCCTGGATGCCGCCCACCGGCACGGCATTCTGCACCGCGACCTGAAACCGGCGAACATCCTGCTCCGCGCTTCGGGCGAACCTGTGCTCAGCGACTTCGGCATCGCCAGCGTCGCGGAGGGCCTCGACCCGGCGACCTTCTCGGCGGCATTCACCGCCGGTTTCGCGGCGCCGGAGGTGCTGCTCGGCGACCAGCCGGAAACCACCTCGGACGTGTTCGGGCTCGCCGCGACGCTCTTCGCCCTCCTCACCGACCGCACGCCCTTTCCCGGGAAGACCCCGGCCGAGATCTTCACCCGGATCCAGGCCGGCGAGATGCTGCCGCTCGATCGCCCGGACGCACCACCAGCCCTGGACGATCTCCTTCGCCGCATGCTCGCCCGCACGCGGGACCAGCGGCCGGGCCTGGATGAGGTCACAGCAGAGCTCACCTCGCTGCTCGCCGAACTGGAGCACGGCGACCCCTACCCCTCAGCCGGCTGGCAGGGCACAGGCCCGCGCGGCGAGGAGGACGGCGAGGACAGCACAGGTGCACCACTCGAACCGCCGCAGCGTCCTCGGCCGCGACGCCAACGCCGAAGCGGGTGGCAGGTCGCGGCCGTGGCCGGCTCGGCGGCACTGCTGACGGCCGGGGCGGTCGCCCTCTCCCTGCAGCTTGCGCGCCACGGCGAACAGGATGACGCCGCCGAGCTCACGACGAGTACCAGCTCCACTGCACCGACTGCGGCGGGCACCAGCCCCGGCGCCCCGACCAGTCCCAGCACGAACGCCAGCACGAACGCCGGCACCGGCACCGACACCGACGTCGTGAGCACGAGCACGCCGACACCCTCGATCACCGCCGCCGACACCTGCGGCATGCGATATGAGGAGATCCGCGACTACCAGGATCGCGTCTTCAAGAGCCAGTACATGTGCCCGACGGATGTCGACTCACCGGTCTACGCCAACATCGGCGCCGGCGTGACCGGGCCACTCGACGACACCGGCCTGATGAGGAAGTCCGACACGGTCTGGGTCGTCTGCCAGATCCAGGGACGACCGAATCCCACCAGCAGAACGGGTAGACAGAGCACCTGGTGGCTGTACACCCAGGGCGACGTGCCGGCGGAGAACAGCTACGGATACAGCGACGCATGGGGATACCTGCCCGCGACGGCGGTGACGTATCACAACGAGGGCGCCGCCGTCCCTGGCGTCGAGCCATGCACCGCGCAGCCCTGA
- a CDS encoding enoyl-CoA hydratase-related protein → MSGLDRDGDVFILDLGDGENRLNPDSVAAINLALDEVVAAPAPKALVTTASGKFWCNGFDLTWMTANPGEIEPFIQSVRVLFARFVTLGLPTVAAVGGHAFGAGAALALTHDQQVMRVDRGYFCFPEVDIDIPFSGGITDLIRSRLPVRTAHEAMTTGRRYGGDDALAAGIIDGVADQDKVLPTAIGMARPLTGKAGPTLGTIKSRLYATAVAGLVAGQAVEVPI, encoded by the coding sequence GTGTCAGGACTCGACCGTGATGGTGACGTGTTCATCCTGGACCTGGGGGACGGGGAGAACCGGCTGAACCCGGATTCGGTGGCCGCCATCAACCTCGCCCTCGACGAGGTGGTGGCCGCGCCGGCACCGAAAGCCCTGGTCACAACCGCGTCCGGCAAGTTCTGGTGCAACGGGTTCGACCTCACCTGGATGACCGCGAACCCCGGTGAGATCGAGCCGTTCATCCAGTCGGTGCGGGTGCTGTTCGCCCGGTTCGTCACCCTGGGGCTGCCGACCGTGGCCGCGGTCGGCGGGCATGCGTTCGGCGCCGGCGCGGCCCTCGCGCTCACCCACGACCAGCAGGTCATGCGGGTGGACCGGGGCTACTTCTGCTTCCCCGAGGTCGACATCGACATCCCCTTCAGCGGTGGGATCACCGACCTGATCCGCTCCCGGCTGCCAGTGCGGACCGCACACGAGGCGATGACGACCGGCCGTCGGTACGGCGGCGACGACGCCCTTGCGGCCGGGATCATCGACGGCGTGGCGGACCAGGACAAGGTGCTGCCGACGGCGATCGGGATGGCCCGCCCGCTCACCGGCAAGGCGGGCCCGACGCTGGGCACCATCAAGTCGAGGCTGTACGCCACGGCCGTCGCCGGGCTGGTCGCGGGCCAGGCCGTCGAGGTGCCGATCTGA
- a CDS encoding acyl-CoA thioesterase has translation MPRWRDPGRVATGDVADARAVASGPGLSGGTVPDGGTVPDGGPGLSGGAVPSGDGRPGSDGRPGSTGSPGSNAGAVPDDRPTLPYRLRRRRSGPGVVHSVEVTPVRFTVDRLRTGAPPAVPRPSPPLGPSSGPPSSPPLGPSTRPLRAAGPRPRPGFLELAALEDIDRDVFRARWRGDGDEPVHTGLIAVQAQLAATRTVSSGPPVHSLHAHFPRPAQGRRTIVYLVDRVRDGGGATSRRVTGVQGGEVVCVMSLLFRPNGRTGHQLRAPAVPPPADLDRPSEATGRLIDLRVVADGDARGAARASVRPVAWVRLGQALPDDPPLHAGALTYLADHVTAAFARQMLAAFVRTRPNPHPDSGPGPHPHPDPGRSLHPARMTSLDHAVWIHQPFRADQWLLVVRDSPSGSGYRTLTRASFFSQDGRLVASSTQDAAPA, from the coding sequence TTGCCTCGGTGGCGTGACCCCGGGCGTGTCGCCACCGGCGATGTCGCGGATGCCCGCGCCGTCGCGAGCGGCCCGGGCCTGAGCGGCGGCACTGTCCCGGACGGCGGCACTGTCCCCGACGGCGGCCCGGGTCTGAGCGGCGGCGCGGTGCCGAGCGGGGACGGCAGGCCGGGTTCGGACGGCAGGCCGGGTTCGACTGGCAGCCCGGGCTCGAACGCCGGTGCCGTCCCGGATGACCGGCCGACCCTTCCGTACCGGCTGCGGCGGCGTCGGAGTGGTCCCGGAGTGGTCCACTCGGTCGAAGTGACACCCGTCCGGTTCACCGTTGACCGGCTCCGGACGGGGGCCCCGCCGGCTGTTCCTCGGCCCAGTCCTCCGCTCGGACCGTCGTCCGGTCCTCCGTCCAGCCCTCCGCTCGGCCCTTCGACCAGGCCGCTTCGGGCGGCGGGGCCGAGGCCACGACCGGGCTTCCTCGAGCTCGCCGCGCTGGAGGACATCGACCGTGACGTCTTTCGCGCCCGGTGGCGCGGTGACGGTGACGAACCCGTCCACACCGGGCTGATCGCGGTGCAGGCTCAGCTCGCCGCCACCCGCACCGTGTCGAGCGGTCCGCCCGTCCACTCGCTGCACGCGCATTTCCCGCGGCCGGCGCAGGGGCGACGCACGATCGTCTATCTCGTCGACCGGGTCCGCGACGGCGGCGGTGCGACCTCCCGGCGGGTCACCGGCGTCCAGGGCGGTGAGGTGGTCTGTGTGATGTCCCTGCTCTTCCGGCCCAACGGGCGGACGGGACATCAGCTGAGGGCTCCGGCCGTCCCTCCGCCCGCGGATCTGGACCGCCCGTCTGAGGCCACCGGCCGGCTGATAGACCTGCGAGTCGTCGCGGATGGTGACGCCCGAGGCGCCGCACGGGCGTCGGTGCGCCCGGTGGCCTGGGTGCGGTTGGGCCAGGCCCTCCCGGATGATCCGCCTCTGCACGCCGGCGCGCTCACCTACCTGGCCGATCACGTGACAGCCGCCTTCGCCCGGCAGATGCTGGCGGCCTTCGTCCGAACGCGGCCGAACCCGCACCCCGACTCGGGGCCGGGCCCGCATCCGCATCCAGACCCGGGTCGGTCACTCCATCCGGCCAGGATGACCTCGCTTGACCACGCGGTCTGGATCCACCAGCCCTTCCGCGCGGACCAGTGGCTGCTCGTCGTGCGGGACAGCCCATCCGGTTCCGGCTACCGGACGCTCACCCGGGCGTCCTTCTTCAGCCAGGACGGTCGGCTGGTGGCCTCGTCCACCCAGGACGCCGCACCCGCCTGA
- a CDS encoding DUF3488 and transglutaminase-like domain-containing protein — MKDLTVEPPAVRPPAGPAPSAAASAGVPSAGPAAASAGAASTSTTSDAAHAEETPPGAARRVVELAFVAALALVGGSGFTRLFPARDLWVPLPVAAVLPVVLVALLGGSRRGRRPVPAVLTVPAWMVGFVVWTGYTVAAEAGGFLARLELVRAGVIDGWARLLDVAAPAPADPDLLIVALAPTWLAAAIGAELTIRTRAALLPVLPAVVTLVAATASALPVPGDNLPQTGVLVALAAGHLLARMPRTGGSGLVRSSARGLVATLTVLLVGVLAVVTVTGGRLGDPVDPRDHRLTTPVDVTETSPLAALGGWTSHPDDVLFRAAVTGPDPAAPVIFRLAVFDDYDGVSWRSTARFVAAGATIVSPATAAAQPRQDPSVRQEVEVVGLGGNLLPANGSPLSGPPGVRVDPGTGMLRSDLPLAAGSRFEITSVPEPRPEPAQIAALSAGAAAADHDDPDLAVPADPPSILRSMAELATARGRTPFERAALLGTYLSANFVFDPEVPPGHAYGHIDHFLGHTRRGTSEQFATAFVLAARLLGLPARLAVGFTAPASAPAAPGDGAGAADQIRTVHGSDALAWAEVRFDGVGWLPFFPTPRSAEARGASVAGSNQGETPEQAELIEVALRSVAAGEVTPATKPAAPTTAGSDGGPDGGDSAPSDGAGAWWKHVVLGVLILVGLAGLYLAVALVASGVRRRRLRFAAQRRERVVGAWQCALEALADAGCTVPAAASPAQIVHLGGTFAATAQAGPAVEAALRGLADLVTIAIFAPDTALDWDGAAGARAAEEAWRQLDRAERALRGGRGPRGRNRPRGLRNPRNPEEPRNPEEPRTRRFHRLRRVHRLRRLLAPGTVWSRLRGPRDHGNPPDSPYGSASSAAGGRPDAEATGAADRDSLASVA, encoded by the coding sequence ATGAAGGACCTGACCGTCGAGCCACCGGCTGTCAGGCCGCCGGCCGGCCCGGCACCCAGTGCTGCGGCGTCGGCTGGTGTGCCGTCGGCGGGCCCGGCTGCGGCGTCGGCTGGTGCGGCGTCGACCAGCACAACGTCGGATGCCGCGCACGCGGAGGAAACGCCGCCGGGTGCCGCGCGCCGCGTCGTCGAGCTGGCGTTCGTCGCGGCCCTGGCGCTCGTCGGCGGGAGTGGCTTCACGCGGCTGTTCCCGGCTCGGGATCTGTGGGTCCCCCTGCCGGTGGCCGCTGTCCTGCCGGTCGTGCTGGTGGCCCTGTTGGGCGGGTCGCGCCGGGGCCGCCGGCCGGTACCCGCGGTCCTCACCGTGCCGGCCTGGATGGTCGGATTCGTCGTCTGGACCGGCTACACCGTCGCGGCCGAGGCGGGCGGGTTCCTGGCCAGGCTCGAGCTGGTCCGTGCGGGTGTCATCGACGGCTGGGCCCGTCTCCTCGACGTTGCCGCGCCGGCGCCGGCCGACCCCGATCTGCTGATCGTGGCCCTCGCCCCGACCTGGCTCGCGGCGGCGATCGGCGCCGAGCTGACCATCCGAACCCGGGCGGCGCTCCTGCCGGTGCTGCCCGCGGTCGTGACCCTGGTGGCCGCGACCGCGTCGGCCCTGCCCGTCCCGGGTGACAACCTCCCCCAGACGGGGGTGCTCGTCGCACTGGCCGCCGGCCACCTCCTGGCGCGGATGCCCCGGACGGGCGGGTCTGGTCTGGTCCGCTCCTCGGCCAGAGGGCTTGTCGCGACCCTGACCGTCCTGCTCGTCGGGGTCCTGGCCGTGGTGACGGTGACCGGCGGTCGCCTCGGCGATCCGGTCGATCCCCGGGATCACCGCTTGACGACACCGGTCGACGTGACCGAGACCAGCCCGCTCGCCGCGCTCGGCGGCTGGACCTCCCACCCTGATGACGTGCTCTTCCGCGCCGCCGTCACGGGGCCGGACCCGGCTGCCCCCGTGATCTTCCGGTTGGCCGTCTTCGACGACTACGACGGTGTGAGCTGGCGCTCCACAGCGCGGTTCGTCGCCGCGGGAGCCACGATCGTTTCGCCCGCGACGGCGGCCGCGCAGCCGCGGCAGGATCCGTCGGTGCGCCAGGAGGTCGAGGTCGTGGGCCTGGGCGGAAACCTGCTGCCGGCGAACGGGTCGCCTTTGAGCGGCCCGCCCGGTGTGCGGGTCGACCCGGGTACCGGGATGCTGCGCAGTGACCTTCCGCTGGCCGCCGGCTCGCGCTTCGAGATCACGTCGGTTCCGGAGCCTCGACCCGAGCCGGCGCAGATCGCCGCCCTGTCGGCCGGCGCCGCCGCGGCTGACCACGACGACCCTGACCTGGCCGTTCCCGCGGACCCGCCGTCGATCCTGCGGTCGATGGCCGAGCTCGCGACCGCCCGGGGGCGGACGCCGTTCGAGCGGGCGGCCCTGCTGGGTACCTACCTGAGCGCGAACTTCGTCTTCGATCCCGAGGTCCCGCCGGGGCATGCGTATGGGCACATCGACCACTTCCTCGGTCATACCCGGCGTGGGACGTCCGAGCAGTTCGCGACCGCCTTCGTCCTGGCCGCACGTCTGCTCGGGCTGCCGGCCCGGCTTGCGGTCGGGTTCACCGCTCCAGCCTCAGCTCCCGCGGCCCCGGGCGACGGAGCGGGCGCCGCGGACCAGATCCGCACCGTGCACGGTTCGGATGCGCTGGCCTGGGCGGAGGTGCGCTTCGACGGGGTCGGCTGGCTGCCGTTCTTCCCGACTCCACGGTCCGCCGAGGCAAGGGGCGCGAGTGTGGCCGGATCTAACCAGGGCGAGACACCCGAACAGGCGGAGCTGATCGAGGTCGCGCTGCGCTCCGTGGCCGCCGGTGAGGTGACTCCGGCCACGAAACCCGCGGCTCCCACGACGGCGGGTAGCGACGGGGGCCCGGACGGGGGGGACTCGGCCCCCTCCGACGGGGCGGGTGCCTGGTGGAAGCACGTGGTTCTCGGTGTCCTCATCCTGGTCGGGCTGGCCGGCCTGTACCTCGCGGTTGCCCTGGTGGCGTCCGGTGTCCGGCGCCGCAGGCTCCGGTTCGCGGCCCAGCGGCGCGAGCGTGTGGTCGGTGCCTGGCAGTGTGCGCTGGAGGCGCTCGCCGATGCCGGGTGCACGGTCCCGGCGGCGGCCAGCCCGGCGCAGATCGTCCACCTCGGCGGTACCTTCGCCGCCACCGCGCAGGCGGGACCGGCCGTCGAGGCCGCCCTGCGTGGGCTGGCGGATCTGGTGACGATCGCGATCTTCGCCCCCGACACAGCCCTGGACTGGGACGGCGCCGCCGGGGCGCGTGCCGCCGAGGAGGCGTGGCGCCAGCTCGATCGGGCTGAGCGGGCGCTGCGCGGCGGCCGTGGGCCGCGTGGGCGGAACCGGCCGCGCGGCCTGCGAAACCCGCGGAACCCGGAGGAGCCGCGGAACCCGGAGGAGCCGCGGACCCGACGGTTCCATCGGCTTCGTCGGGTCCACAGGCTTCGCCGCCTGTTGGCACCGGGGACGGTGTGGTCGCGGCTGCGTGGCCCGCGGGACCACGGGAACCCGCCGGATTCCCCGTACGGGAGCGCGTCGAGCGCGGCGGGTGGCCGACCCGACGCGGAGGCCACGGGGGCCGCGGACAGGGACAGCCTTGCCTCGGTGGCGTGA